In bacterium, the following proteins share a genomic window:
- a CDS encoding divergent polysaccharide deacetylase family protein codes for MKRRKKRKPPSNKILKGFFFFIIFVVFVFAVYVLQRAFLSSPSQARKPSQHITQRSPSLNRSPRRPLNFPPQLPQSLSSQPEGKAPTFIPSHPLPSSTYRIAIVIDDVGYDIPLLQEFLQLEIPLTISILPNLPYSKKSAQLAFQAGREVILHMPMQPERNFPMDSSFITLDLSSEEIEKRIGKALRSVPAAVGMSNHMGSLATQDRRVMDAVMSTIAKYNLFFLDSLTSPKSVACESARARGIPCLKRDVFLDNIDDANYVFEQVKKLVAVGKRKKKAIGIGHLKKTTLEGLKLAIPYLEEEKIEVVPLSDLL; via the coding sequence ATGAAAAGAAGAAAAAAGAGAAAACCGCCATCTAATAAGATTTTAAAGGGATTCTTTTTCTTTATAATTTTCGTTGTCTTCGTTTTCGCTGTTTATGTTTTGCAAAGGGCTTTTTTATCATCGCCCTCTCAAGCAAGGAAACCCTCTCAGCATATCACACAGCGTTCCCCTTCCCTGAATCGCTCACCACGTCGTCCTCTGAACTTTCCACCGCAGTTGCCTCAATCACTTTCTTCACAACCCGAGGGGAAAGCCCCGACCTTTATTCCATCCCATCCCTTGCCCTCTTCAACCTATAGAATAGCAATCGTTATAGACGATGTTGGCTATGATATTCCCCTTCTTCAAGAATTTCTACAATTGGAGATTCCCCTTACTATTTCCATTCTACCCAACCTCCCGTACTCAAAAAAATCCGCCCAACTTGCCTTCCAAGCGGGAAGGGAAGTAATCCTTCATATGCCTATGCAGCCGGAGAGGAATTTCCCTATGGATTCTTCATTTATCACCCTTGACCTTTCATCTGAGGAGATTGAGAAAAGGATTGGGAAGGCATTGAGAAGCGTTCCCGCAGCGGTTGGGATGTCAAATCACATGGGTTCTTTAGCGACCCAGGATAGGAGGGTTATGGATGCTGTTATGTCAACAATTGCCAAATACAATCTCTTTTTCCTTGACAGTTTGACTTCGCCCAAATCAGTGGCTTGTGAATCAGCGAGAGCGCGAGGGATTCCCTGTTTGAAGCGGGATGTATTCTTGGATAATATTGATGACGCTAATTATGTTTTTGAACAGGTGAAGAAGCTGGTGGCGGTGGGGAAGAGGAAGAAGAAGGCAATAGGCATAGGGCATCTGAAGAAGACCACACTTGAAGGGTTGAAGCTGGCAATTCCCTATTTGGAGGAAGAGAAAATAGAAGTAGTTCCTTTGAGCGACTTGTTGTAA